The Streptomyces sp. NBC_01463 DNA window CGGCGGGCATGCTGCCGACCACCACACCGAGGCAGCCGAGCCCCCGGGCGCGCAGCGCCTCCGAGGTCAGCGCCGTGGAGTTGAGCGTGCCGAGCCCGGCCGGTGCCACCACCAGCACCGGAGCCGCCAGCAGCCGGGCGGCGTCCGCCAGGGTCGCACCCTCGTCGTCGAACCGTACGAGCAGGCCGCCCGCACCCTCGACGAGCACCAGATCGTGGTCGGTCGACAGCTTCTCGGCGGCCTCGGCGACCTCGAACGGACGGACCGGTGCCATGGCGGCCCGACGGGCGGCCGTGGCAGGGGCCAACGGCTCCGGGAAACGGGCCAGTTCGACCGCCGTCACATGCCGGCCCGCGAGCCGCGCGACCTCTGCGGCGTCGCCCGGTTCGCCCGGCTCCAGACCCGTCTGGGCGGGCTTGAGCACCGCCACCCGGCGGCCGGCGGACGCGGCCGCCACCGCCGCGGTCACGATCGTCTTGCCGATCTCGGTGCCCGTCCCCGTCACCACGAGAATGTTCATCTCAGCCCTCCCGCGCCGCAGCGCACACGGCGCGGCAGATCCGCGCCACATCGTCGTCACCGGTGACATACGGCGGCATGGTGTAGACGAGATCGCGGAACGGCCGCAGCCACACGCCCTCGCGCACCGCCGCCCGCGTCGCGGCCTCCATGTCCACCTCGTGATCGAGCTGGACGACACCGATGGCGCCCAGCACCCGCACATCGCGGACCCCGGGCAGTTCCTCCGCCGGGGCCAGACCGTCGCGCAGACCCGCCCCGATCCGCTTGACCTCCCGCTCCCAGTCCTGGCCCAGCAGCAGGTCGATGGAGGCGCAGGCCACCGCCGATGCGAGCGGATTGCCCATGAACGTCGGCCCGTGGGCGAGCACCGGCACCTCGCCGCGCGAGATGCCGTCGGCCACCGCGGTCGTGCACAGGGTCGCCGCCATCGTCAGATAACCGCCGGTCAGAGCCTTGCCCACGCACATCACGTCGGGTGCGACGCCGGCGTGCTCGGCGGCGAACAGCTTGCCCGTGCGTCCGAAACCCGTCGCGATCTC harbors:
- the bioD gene encoding dethiobiotin synthase; the encoded protein is MNILVVTGTGTEIGKTIVTAAVAAASAGRRVAVLKPAQTGLEPGEPGDAAEVARLAGRHVTAVELARFPEPLAPATAARRAAMAPVRPFEVAEAAEKLSTDHDLVLVEGAGGLLVRFDDEGATLADAARLLAAPVLVVAPAGLGTLNSTALTSEALRARGLGCLGVVVGSMPAEPDLAERCNLADLPVAADAPLLGVVPAGAGALDPADFRARAGSWLDGRLGGTRMPD